In Gemmatimonadota bacterium, a single genomic region encodes these proteins:
- the rplL gene encoding 50S ribosomal protein L7/L12: MPTTLSKDEILDAIGNMSVIELADLIDAFKTKFNVTIAAVAAGGAGGGAAAAPAVEEQTEFSVILKAAGAKKIQVIKVVRELTGLGLKEAKDVVDGAPKEIKGGVSKDEAAQIKAKLEAEGAEVEVK, from the coding sequence ATGCCTACGACCCTGAGCAAGGACGAGATCCTCGACGCGATCGGCAACATGTCGGTCATCGAGCTCGCCGACCTCATCGACGCGTTCAAGACCAAGTTCAACGTCACCATCGCCGCCGTTGCCGCTGGCGGCGCGGGCGGCGGTGCTGCCGCGGCCCCGGCCGTCGAGGAGCAGACGGAGTTCTCCGTCATCCTCAAGGCCGCCGGCGCCAAGAAGATCCAGGTCATCAAGGTCGTCCGCGAGCTGACGGGCCTCGGCCTGAAGGAAGCCAAGGACGTCGTCGATGGCGCGCCGAAGGAGATCAAGGGTGGCGTGTCGAAGGACGAAGCCGCCCAGATCAAGGCCAAGCTGGAAGCGGAAGGCGCCGAGGTGGAGGTCAAGTAA
- a CDS encoding carboxypeptidase regulatory-like domain-containing protein, giving the protein MSIHRHSIVRCRRGWQLAWAIALTVPALAAPAQGSIRGEVLAGPQRAPVRGAAVSIAGGSVRVATDSLGHFALVAVPLGERLVIAAAPGFRPETVTVDLDVDVLEISPIVLQPAVQTLAGVAVTGEATSTASRLSGFEERRKFGNGSFIDRRMLEKFSNRQTSEVLAALAPGVSIRRGRGMKAWAASGRSPATSGGAFGQAGGFQLDRSDIAAGARPACYMDVYLNGALIYNSKGGSVPLHDVNSIPPEQIESIEAYAGASQVPAQFNRTSGGCGVLVIWTRS; this is encoded by the coding sequence ATGTCCATTCATCGCCACTCCATCGTCCGGTGCCGGCGCGGCTGGCAGCTGGCGTGGGCCATCGCGCTCACGGTCCCGGCCCTCGCGGCGCCGGCGCAGGGTTCGATTCGCGGCGAGGTGCTCGCTGGTCCGCAGCGCGCACCCGTACGCGGCGCGGCCGTGAGCATTGCGGGTGGCAGCGTACGCGTCGCCACCGATTCGCTCGGGCACTTCGCGCTGGTCGCGGTGCCCCTGGGAGAGCGTCTGGTGATTGCTGCGGCCCCCGGCTTTCGCCCCGAGACCGTCACGGTCGACCTGGACGTCGACGTCCTCGAGATCTCCCCCATCGTGTTGCAGCCGGCGGTGCAGACCCTGGCCGGCGTCGCGGTGACCGGTGAAGCCACCAGCACCGCCTCGCGCCTCTCGGGCTTCGAGGAGCGGCGGAAGTTCGGCAACGGATCGTTCATCGATCGACGGATGCTGGAGAAATTCTCCAACCGGCAGACGTCCGAGGTGCTGGCAGCCCTCGCGCCCGGCGTCTCGATTCGCCGTGGGCGCGGCATGAAAGCGTGGGCTGCCTCGGGACGTTCGCCGGCGACGTCCGGGGGCGCCTTTGGCCAGGCGGGCGGATTCCAGCTCGACCGCTCCGACATCGCGGCCGGCGCGCGGCCGGCGTGTTACATGGACGTGTACCTCAACGGCGCGCTGATCTACAACTCGAAAGGCGGGAGCGTGCCCCTCCACGACGTGAACAGCATCCCCCCCGAACAGATCGAGTCGATCGAAGCGTACGCCGGAGCCTCGCAGGTTCCCGCCCAGTTCAATCGCACGTCGGGCGGCTGCGGCGTCCTGGTCATCTGGACGCGCAGCTGA
- the rpoB gene encoding DNA-directed RNA polymerase subunit beta gives MKQITFGKLDEGMGMPHLLDIQTRAFETLLQLDAASHDREDIGLERVFKDLFPITDVHENFSLEFVKYNLGEPKYSVEECIERDMTFSAPLKATLRLVINEDVNGVKRPRNIIEKEVYLGELPLLTDLGTFVINGAERVIVSQLHRSPGVVFEESTHPNGQRLISSRIIPFRGSWVEFTVDIHDVIYVHIDKKKKFPATALLRAFGYGANSDILRLFFAVRDLDLTKKREGRAETREVLGAILAEDVTLAGEEAAPDAPKLKTKKARALAERAQADLLVREGDELTEEIFNRLTRQGIKTIKVFSSYMTVDLRDELDAIERGERPQPRVLSHDVVDPETGEVVADAGGALKETLIKRIRKADIVKVQVFVPSGRAESALIKNTIAKDPTDPKHITPEERKKQQWPGDAESGEGKALNSIYTLLRPGDAPNKETAKQALERLFFSPKRYDLGRVGRYKINQRLGLKEKASTTVLTKDDFIAILRNLVELHEGRGHVDDIDHLGNRRIRSVGELIANQFSVGLSRMARLVKERMSINTDPEKISLDDLVNARTVSAVIQAFFGSSQLSQFMDQTNPLAELTHKRRLSALGPGGLTRERAGFEVRDVHYSQYGRMCPIETPEGPNIGLITSLACFARVNDLGFVETPYRVVKNGKVTNELAWLDANREEDTVIAQANAKLNEDGTFTDELVLCRQRGDFPVVSPDRIDFMDVAPEQLVSIAAAIIPFLEHDDANRALMGSNMQRQAVPLLNPQTPLVGTGLEAKVARDSGAVVIARRSGVVTRVTADEIIVDAGPAERAKVSGDKPLERLTQQDRYKIKKYWRTNQDTAINQRPIVRLGQKVKEGDVLADGAATEFGQLALGSNVLVAFMPWYGHNFEDAIVLSERLVKDDVYSSIHIQELELHVRDTKRGQEEITREIPNVAEESLVDLDERGIVRIGAHVKPGDILVGKITPKGETELSPEEKLLTAIFGEKAKDVKDSSLKVPPGMEGVVIDVKIFSRIEDQVVEKDRGERIGEVRRLEGEEKVRVNEVRDEELKVLLEGQTVALALKAGTVEEGITTGSVLTKELLRDLRFAQLDLKTFRVESKKINDQMREIIDAANEEKARIEEKAEERIDRILQPDELPPGVIQLVKVYLAEKRKISVGDKMAGRHGNKGIVARVVPEEDMPFLPDGRPVDIVLNPLGVPSRMNVGQILETHLGWAARILGFYAKTPVFQGANEKEIGMLLKLAGLSWARETLSLTGTAINMTDADIRHITRDFRPEKGAADRVELLADASINELGGRGMSPETKDIFHRVREFLSYAARTLAEREELELKNQLTFHQSGADDESASAPSRAEMKAAAKAVEKRVGRTPQEVLEDLELPALAAMLGKKSEADVEKAAMELLRLAGITPGGKMHMRDGRTGEKFASPVTVGEIYMLKLSHLVDDKIHARSIGPYSLVTQQPLAGKAQFGGQRFGEMEVWALEAYGAAHTLQEILTVKSDDVNGRSRVYEAIVKGQNLPEPGTPESFNVLVKELQALGIYVKMGAKGELTGNSAGNGAGFTTEGEV, from the coding sequence ATGAAGCAGATCACATTTGGAAAGCTCGACGAAGGAATGGGGATGCCCCATCTCCTCGACATCCAGACACGGGCGTTCGAGACGCTCTTGCAGCTGGATGCCGCCTCGCATGACCGCGAGGACATCGGCCTCGAGCGGGTCTTCAAGGATCTCTTCCCCATCACCGACGTCCACGAGAACTTCTCGCTGGAGTTCGTCAAGTACAACCTGGGCGAACCGAAGTACTCCGTCGAGGAGTGCATCGAGCGAGACATGACGTTCTCGGCGCCGCTCAAGGCGACGCTCCGACTCGTCATCAACGAGGACGTCAACGGCGTCAAACGCCCGCGCAACATCATCGAGAAGGAAGTCTACCTCGGCGAGTTGCCCCTGCTCACCGACCTCGGCACGTTCGTCATCAACGGCGCCGAACGGGTCATCGTGAGCCAGCTGCACCGCTCGCCGGGCGTGGTCTTCGAGGAGTCGACGCACCCCAACGGGCAGCGCCTGATCTCGTCGCGCATCATCCCGTTCCGCGGATCGTGGGTCGAGTTCACCGTCGACATCCACGACGTGATCTACGTCCACATCGACAAGAAGAAGAAGTTCCCGGCCACCGCCCTGCTGCGCGCCTTTGGGTACGGCGCCAACTCGGACATCCTCCGGCTCTTCTTCGCCGTCCGCGACCTCGACCTCACCAAGAAGCGTGAAGGCCGCGCCGAGACGCGCGAGGTCCTGGGCGCCATCCTCGCCGAGGACGTCACGCTCGCCGGCGAAGAGGCCGCGCCGGACGCGCCCAAGCTCAAGACGAAGAAGGCCCGCGCGCTCGCCGAGCGCGCCCAGGCCGACCTCCTCGTCCGCGAAGGCGACGAACTGACCGAGGAGATCTTCAATCGCCTCACCCGCCAGGGGATCAAGACCATCAAGGTCTTCTCCTCGTACATGACGGTGGACCTGCGCGACGAACTCGACGCGATCGAACGCGGCGAGCGCCCGCAGCCGCGCGTCCTGTCGCATGACGTCGTCGACCCGGAGACGGGCGAGGTCGTCGCCGACGCCGGCGGTGCGCTCAAGGAGACGCTCATCAAGCGCATCCGGAAGGCCGACATCGTCAAGGTGCAGGTCTTCGTCCCGTCGGGCCGCGCCGAGTCCGCGCTGATCAAGAACACGATCGCCAAGGACCCCACCGACCCGAAGCACATCACGCCGGAAGAGCGCAAGAAGCAGCAGTGGCCAGGCGACGCCGAGTCGGGCGAAGGGAAGGCGCTCAACTCGATCTACACGCTGCTCCGTCCGGGCGATGCGCCGAACAAGGAAACGGCCAAGCAGGCGCTCGAGCGCCTGTTCTTCTCGCCCAAGCGGTACGACCTCGGGCGCGTGGGGCGCTACAAGATCAACCAGCGCCTCGGCCTCAAGGAAAAGGCGAGCACCACGGTGCTCACCAAGGACGACTTCATCGCCATCCTCCGCAACCTCGTCGAACTGCACGAAGGACGCGGGCACGTCGATGACATCGACCACCTGGGCAATCGTCGTATCCGTTCGGTGGGCGAACTCATCGCCAACCAGTTCTCGGTCGGTCTGTCCCGCATGGCGCGCCTGGTCAAGGAGCGCATGTCGATCAACACCGACCCCGAGAAGATCTCGCTCGACGACCTCGTGAATGCGCGTACGGTCAGCGCGGTCATCCAGGCGTTCTTCGGCTCGTCGCAGCTGTCGCAGTTCATGGACCAGACCAATCCGCTGGCCGAGCTGACGCACAAGCGCCGTCTCTCCGCGTTAGGCCCTGGCGGCCTCACCCGCGAGCGCGCCGGCTTCGAAGTGCGCGACGTGCACTACTCGCAGTACGGGCGCATGTGCCCGATCGAAACGCCGGAAGGTCCGAACATCGGCCTCATCACGTCGCTGGCCTGCTTCGCGCGCGTCAACGATCTCGGCTTCGTCGAGACACCGTACCGCGTGGTCAAGAACGGCAAGGTGACCAACGAACTCGCCTGGCTCGATGCCAACCGCGAGGAAGACACGGTCATCGCGCAGGCCAATGCCAAGCTCAATGAGGACGGGACGTTCACGGACGAACTGGTGCTCTGCCGCCAGCGCGGTGACTTCCCGGTCGTCTCGCCGGATCGCATCGACTTCATGGATGTGGCGCCGGAGCAGCTCGTCTCCATCGCCGCGGCGATCATTCCGTTCCTCGAGCACGACGACGCCAACCGCGCGTTGATGGGCTCGAACATGCAGCGCCAGGCGGTGCCGCTCCTCAACCCGCAGACCCCGCTCGTGGGGACCGGGCTCGAAGCCAAGGTGGCCCGTGACTCCGGCGCGGTGGTCATCGCCCGCCGGTCGGGTGTCGTGACGCGCGTGACGGCCGACGAGATCATCGTCGATGCCGGCCCGGCGGAGCGTGCCAAGGTCAGCGGCGACAAGCCGCTCGAACGGCTGACGCAGCAGGATCGCTACAAGATCAAGAAGTACTGGCGCACGAACCAGGACACCGCCATCAACCAGCGCCCCATCGTCCGCCTCGGCCAGAAGGTCAAGGAAGGCGACGTGCTGGCCGACGGTGCCGCGACGGAGTTCGGGCAGCTCGCGTTAGGCTCGAACGTGCTCGTCGCCTTCATGCCGTGGTACGGGCACAACTTCGAGGACGCGATCGTCCTCTCCGAGCGCCTGGTCAAGGACGACGTCTATTCGTCGATCCACATCCAGGAGCTCGAACTGCACGTGCGCGACACCAAGCGCGGGCAGGAAGAAATCACGCGGGAAATCCCGAACGTCGCCGAGGAGTCGCTGGTCGACCTCGACGAGCGCGGCATCGTGCGCATCGGCGCCCACGTGAAGCCGGGCGACATCCTCGTCGGCAAGATCACGCCGAAGGGCGAGACCGAGCTGTCGCCGGAAGAGAAGCTCCTCACGGCGATCTTCGGCGAGAAGGCGAAGGACGTGAAGGACTCCTCGCTCAAGGTGCCGCCGGGCATGGAAGGGGTGGTCATCGACGTGAAGATCTTCTCGCGCATCGAGGACCAGGTGGTCGAGAAGGATCGCGGTGAGCGCATCGGTGAGGTGCGCCGCCTCGAAGGGGAGGAGAAGGTGCGCGTCAACGAAGTCCGCGACGAGGAACTCAAGGTCCTCCTCGAGGGACAGACGGTCGCGCTCGCGCTCAAGGCGGGGACGGTGGAGGAAGGGATCACCACCGGGTCCGTGCTGACGAAGGAGCTCCTCCGCGACCTGCGCTTCGCCCAGCTCGACCTCAAGACGTTCCGCGTCGAGAGCAAGAAGATCAACGACCAGATGCGCGAGATCATCGATGCCGCCAACGAGGAAAAGGCGCGCATCGAGGAGAAGGCCGAAGAGCGCATCGACCGCATCCTGCAGCCGGATGAACTCCCGCCGGGCGTCATCCAGCTGGTGAAGGTCTACCTGGCCGAGAAGCGCAAGATCTCGGTCGGCGACAAGATGGCCGGCCGCCACGGCAACAAGGGTATCGTGGCCCGCGTCGTTCCCGAGGAGGACATGCCGTTCCTTCCCGACGGACGTCCGGTCGACATCGTGCTCAACCCGCTAGGCGTGCCGTCGCGCATGAACGTCGGGCAGATCCTCGAGACCCACCTCGGGTGGGCGGCGCGGATCCTCGGCTTCTATGCCAAGACCCCGGTCTTCCAGGGGGCGAACGAGAAGGAGATCGGCATGCTGCTCAAGCTCGCCGGGCTGTCGTGGGCCCGCGAGACGCTGTCGCTCACCGGCACGGCGATCAACATGACCGACGCCGACATCCGGCACATCACGCGCGACTTCCGTCCCGAGAAGGGCGCGGCCGATCGCGTGGAGCTGCTGGCCGACGCCTCGATCAATGAGCTCGGCGGGCGCGGCATGTCGCCCGAGACGAAGGACATCTTCCACCGGGTGCGCGAGTTCCTGTCGTACGCGGCCCGCACCCTCGCGGAGCGCGAGGAACTGGAGCTCAAGAACCAGCTCACCTTCCACCAGTCGGGTGCCGACGATGAGTCGGCGTCGGCGCCGTCGCGTGCCGAGATGAAGGCGGCGGCCAAGGCGGTGGAGAAGCGTGTCGGGCGCACGCCGCAGGAAGTCCTCGAGGATCTCGAGCTTCCGGCGCTGGCGGCGATGCTCGGCAAGAAGTCCGAAGCCGACGTGGAGAAGGCGGCGATGGAGCTGTTGCGCCTCGCCGGCATCACGCCGGGCGGCAAGATGCACATGCGCGACGGGCGCACGGGCGAGAAGTTCGCCTCGCCGGTCACGGTCGGGGAGATCTACATGCTCAAGCTCTCCCACCTGGTCGACGACAAGATCCACGCGCGCTCCATCGGCCCCTACTCGCTCGTCACGCAGCAGCCGCTGGCGGGCAAGGCGCAGTTTGGTGGCCAGCGCTTCGGGGAAATGGAAGTGTGGGCGCTGGAAGCCTACGGCGCGGCGCACACGCTCCAGGAGATCCTCACCGTCAAGTCCGACGACGTCAACGGCCGGTCGCGCGTGTACGAGGCGATCGTGAAGGGGCAGAACCTCCCCGAACCGGGGACGCCGGAGTCGTTCAACGTGCTCGTGAAGGAACTGCAGGCGTTAGGCATCTACGTGAAGATGGGCGCGAAGGGCGAGCTCACCGGAAACAGCGCAGGAAACGGTGCCGGCTTCACCACCGAAGGCGAGGTGTAA
- the rpoC gene encoding DNA-directed RNA polymerase subunit beta' yields the protein MIDFRSARETRASSFDFIQVRIASPEEIRGPKDPKERERQEMQGLRQWWSWGEVTKPETINYRSFKPEKDGLFCERIFGPVKDWECHCGKYKRIRYRGVICDRCGVEVTLSKVRRERMGHIELAVPVAHIWFFKTLPSPMGNLLDLTLRDLEKVIYYSNYVVIEPGNQEVRANQLLDEDQFLDLRMKAKEEGDSAFMADIGAPAVRELLKRIDVDKVAEQLRRSVTDESSQHRKKQMLKRLKIVDAFRNSGDAGGTRNKPEWMIMDVIPVIPPDLRPLVPLDGGRFATSDLNDLYRRVINRNNRLMKLITHRAPEVILRNEKRMLQEAVDALFDNGRRSKAIRGRGKRPLKSLSDMLKGKQGRFRQNLLGKRVDYSGRSVIVVGPELKLHQCGLPKAMALELFKPFIIHKLVEKGIAETVKRAKKIVERESPEVYEILEEIIKDHPVLLNRAPTLHRLGIQAFEPVLVEGKAIRIHPLVCAAFNADFDGDQMAVHVPLSFEAQLEARLLMLSSNNILKPSDGRPISEPSQDIVLGCYFATKQTQDFDKIAKDPKLTHALRSIGSVAEAEMTIATGRAKHHTPVRYLVDRDGEKKWIVTTVGRILFNAIIPAEVGFQNRDMKKKALGELVFDTFRRAGLAKTVEFLDRLKEFGFANATRGGVSIGIEDLHIPGDKEVLLKEAEERVERFQRAYQTGNITNGERYNKVIDTWTHANSDIADAMVKAMRESHAGFNPVFMMFDSGSRGSRDQIRQLAGMRGLMAKPQKKLTGGIGEIIESPIKSNFREGLSVLEYFISTHGARKGLADTALKTADAGYLTRRLVDVAQDVTIAEEDCGTIQGLEIAALKEGEDVIEALSERIVGTVAAEDVVDPHVRDESGRHVVLAEAGQLIDEEGANAIEEAGIESVKIRSVLTCEAKRGLCRMCYGRNLATMKMVDLGEAVGIIAAQSIGEPGTQLTLRTFHIGGTAARIAEQTARKSKVAGVVEFGDRLVLVTNREGQKIVTSYEGEITIRASADKSSAIGARLAVPLGATFFVKDGDEVKKDQVIFTWDPYTNPILADIEGTIRFVDIVEDESVSEELDELTGLRQRVIIEDREKKLHPHIEIWQTKGGKEKRVRDFVIPVGAVLVSTDGDEIHAGDTIAKVSREAYKTRDITGGLPRVAELFEARRPKDPATISEVDGIVKFGDIKRGKREVFVTPARVENTQWVVDEGAESQLYEVPAGKHLRVHEGDRVRAGDRLTEGPVNPHDILRIKGPRAVQEYLLNEVQEVYRLQGVKISDKHIGVIVKQMLQKVRIVDPGDTEFLEGEHVDKQVFREQNDRAKKRKEKPATAEPLLLGITKASLTTQSFISAASFQETTRVLTDAAIRGARDDLMGLKENIIIGHLIPAGTGQYRYNDVEIEGAELPEVTPQLPMNEEPLPSVFSASFADSTFSFGGNDDL from the coding sequence ATGATCGATTTCCGTAGCGCGCGCGAGACGCGCGCCTCCTCGTTCGACTTCATCCAGGTCCGCATCGCGTCGCCGGAGGAAATCCGCGGCCCGAAGGACCCCAAGGAGCGCGAGCGGCAGGAGATGCAGGGGCTGCGGCAGTGGTGGTCGTGGGGCGAGGTCACCAAGCCCGAGACCATCAACTACCGCTCGTTCAAGCCCGAGAAGGACGGCCTCTTCTGCGAGCGCATCTTCGGTCCCGTCAAGGACTGGGAGTGCCACTGCGGCAAGTACAAGCGCATCCGCTATCGCGGCGTCATCTGCGATCGCTGCGGCGTCGAGGTCACGCTGTCCAAGGTGCGCCGTGAGCGCATGGGACACATCGAGCTCGCCGTCCCGGTGGCGCACATCTGGTTCTTCAAGACGCTGCCGTCCCCCATGGGGAACCTCCTCGACCTCACGCTCCGTGACCTCGAGAAGGTGATCTACTATTCGAACTACGTCGTCATCGAGCCGGGCAACCAGGAAGTCCGGGCCAACCAGCTCCTCGACGAAGACCAGTTCCTCGACCTTCGCATGAAGGCGAAGGAAGAGGGCGATAGCGCCTTCATGGCCGACATCGGCGCGCCGGCGGTGCGTGAGCTCCTCAAGCGCATCGACGTCGACAAGGTCGCCGAGCAGCTGCGCCGCAGCGTGACCGACGAGTCGTCGCAGCATCGCAAGAAGCAGATGCTCAAGCGCCTCAAGATCGTCGACGCCTTCCGCAACTCGGGCGACGCCGGCGGCACGCGCAACAAGCCGGAGTGGATGATCATGGACGTGATCCCGGTGATTCCGCCGGATCTCCGTCCGCTCGTCCCCCTCGACGGCGGGCGCTTCGCCACGTCCGACTTGAACGACCTGTACCGCCGCGTCATCAACCGCAACAACCGGTTGATGAAGCTCATCACGCACCGTGCGCCGGAAGTCATTCTCCGCAACGAGAAGCGCATGCTGCAGGAGGCGGTCGACGCCCTGTTCGACAACGGGCGCCGCTCCAAGGCGATCCGCGGCCGCGGCAAGCGCCCGCTCAAGTCGCTGTCCGACATGCTCAAGGGCAAGCAGGGGCGCTTCCGCCAGAACTTGTTAGGCAAGCGCGTCGACTACTCCGGCCGTTCGGTCATCGTCGTCGGCCCCGAGCTCAAGCTGCACCAGTGCGGTCTGCCGAAGGCGATGGCGCTGGAGCTCTTCAAGCCGTTCATCATCCACAAGCTCGTGGAGAAGGGGATCGCCGAGACGGTCAAGCGCGCCAAGAAGATCGTGGAGCGCGAGAGCCCCGAGGTCTACGAGATCCTGGAAGAGATCATCAAGGACCATCCGGTCCTCCTCAACCGCGCGCCGACGCTCCACCGCCTGGGCATCCAGGCGTTCGAGCCGGTGCTCGTCGAGGGCAAGGCCATTCGTATTCACCCGCTCGTCTGCGCGGCGTTCAACGCCGACTTCGACGGCGACCAGATGGCCGTGCACGTCCCGCTGTCGTTCGAGGCCCAGCTCGAGGCACGCCTGCTCATGCTGTCGTCGAACAACATTCTCAAGCCGTCCGACGGTCGCCCGATCTCGGAGCCGTCGCAGGACATCGTGCTCGGCTGCTACTTCGCGACCAAGCAGACGCAGGACTTCGACAAGATCGCCAAGGATCCGAAGCTCACCCACGCGCTGCGCTCAATCGGCAGCGTGGCCGAGGCCGAGATGACGATCGCCACCGGGCGCGCCAAGCATCACACGCCGGTGCGCTACCTGGTCGATCGCGACGGCGAGAAGAAGTGGATCGTCACCACGGTCGGTCGCATCCTGTTCAATGCGATCATCCCGGCCGAGGTGGGCTTCCAGAACCGCGACATGAAGAAGAAGGCGTTAGGCGAGCTGGTGTTCGACACCTTCCGCCGCGCCGGCCTCGCCAAGACCGTGGAGTTCCTCGATCGCCTCAAGGAGTTCGGCTTCGCCAACGCGACCCGCGGCGGCGTCTCGATCGGCATCGAGGACCTGCACATCCCGGGCGACAAGGAAGTGCTGCTCAAGGAAGCGGAGGAGCGCGTCGAGCGTTTCCAGCGCGCCTACCAGACGGGCAACATCACCAACGGCGAACGCTACAACAAAGTCATCGACACCTGGACCCACGCCAACTCCGACATCGCCGACGCCATGGTCAAGGCGATGCGCGAGTCGCACGCGGGCTTCAACCCGGTGTTCATGATGTTCGACTCCGGCTCGCGCGGTAGCCGCGACCAGATCCGCCAGCTGGCGGGGATGCGCGGCCTCATGGCCAAGCCGCAGAAGAAGCTCACCGGTGGTATCGGCGAAATCATCGAAAGCCCGATCAAGTCGAACTTCCGCGAAGGTCTCTCCGTGCTCGAGTACTTCATCTCGACCCACGGTGCACGTAAGGGGTTGGCCGATACGGCGCTCAAGACGGCCGACGCCGGCTACCTCACGCGTCGTCTCGTCGACGTGGCGCAGGACGTCACGATCGCCGAAGAGGATTGCGGCACGATTCAGGGGCTGGAGATCGCCGCGCTGAAGGAAGGCGAGGATGTCATCGAGGCGCTCAGCGAGCGCATCGTCGGCACCGTGGCCGCCGAAGACGTGGTCGATCCGCACGTGCGCGACGAGTCCGGCCGCCACGTCGTGCTCGCCGAGGCGGGGCAGCTCATCGATGAAGAAGGGGCGAACGCCATCGAAGAGGCGGGGATCGAGTCGGTGAAGATCCGCTCGGTGCTCACCTGTGAGGCCAAGCGCGGGCTGTGCCGCATGTGCTACGGGCGCAACCTGGCGACCATGAAGATGGTCGACCTCGGCGAGGCGGTCGGCATCATCGCCGCCCAGTCCATCGGCGAGCCCGGCACGCAGCTCACGCTCCGTACGTTCCACATCGGTGGGACCGCGGCGCGTATCGCCGAGCAGACGGCGCGCAAGTCGAAGGTCGCCGGTGTCGTCGAGTTTGGGGACCGCCTCGTGCTGGTCACCAACCGCGAAGGCCAGAAGATCGTCACCTCGTACGAAGGCGAGATCACCATCCGTGCGTCGGCCGACAAGTCGTCGGCCATCGGCGCGCGACTGGCGGTGCCGCTCGGCGCCACCTTCTTCGTGAAGGACGGCGACGAGGTCAAGAAGGACCAGGTCATCTTCACGTGGGACCCGTACACCAACCCGATTCTCGCCGACATCGAAGGCACGATTCGCTTTGTCGACATCGTCGAGGATGAGTCGGTCTCCGAGGAGCTCGACGAACTCACCGGCTTGCGCCAGCGCGTGATCATCGAGGACCGCGAGAAGAAGCTCCATCCGCACATCGAGATCTGGCAGACCAAGGGCGGGAAGGAGAAGCGCGTTCGCGACTTCGTCATCCCGGTCGGGGCCGTGCTCGTGTCCACCGACGGCGACGAGATCCACGCCGGTGACACGATCGCCAAGGTCTCGCGTGAAGCGTACAAGACCCGCGACATCACGGGTGGTCTCCCCCGCGTGGCCGAACTCTTCGAGGCGCGTCGCCCGAAGGATCCGGCGACGATCTCCGAGGTGGACGGCATCGTGAAGTTCGGCGACATCAAGCGCGGCAAGCGCGAGGTGTTCGTCACCCCGGCTCGCGTGGAGAACACGCAGTGGGTGGTCGACGAAGGCGCCGAGTCGCAGCTGTACGAGGTGCCGGCCGGCAAGCACTTGCGCGTGCACGAGGGCGACCGCGTGCGCGCCGGTGACCGCCTGACGGAAGGGCCGGTCAATCCGCACGACATCCTACGCATCAAGGGGCCGCGTGCGGTGCAGGAGTACCTGCTCAACGAAGTGCAGGAAGTCTACCGCCTCCAGGGCGTGAAGATCTCCGACAAGCACATCGGCGTCATCGTCAAGCAGATGCTGCAGAAGGTCCGCATCGTCGATCCGGGCGATACGGAGTTCCTCGAGGGCGAGCACGTGGACAAGCAGGTCTTCCGCGAACAGAACGATCGCGCGAAGAAGCGGAAGGAGAAGCCGGCAACGGCCGAACCGCTGCTCCTCGGGATCACGAAGGCGTCGCTCACGACGCAGTCGTTCATCTCGGCGGCCTCGTTCCAGGAGACCACTCGCGTTCTCACGGATGCCGCAATCCGCGGTGCCCGGGACGACCTGATGGGGCTCAAGGAGAACATCATCATCGGACACCTCATCCCCGCCGGCACCGGGCAGTACCGGTACAACGACGTGGAGATCGAGGGAGCCGAGCTGCCGGAAGTCACCCCGCAGCTTCCGATGAACGAGGAGCCGCTTCCGAGCGTCTTCTCGGCGAGCTTCGCCGACAGCACGTTCAGCTTTGGAGGGAACGACGACCTGTAA
- a CDS encoding 50S ribosomal protein L10, translating into MKRSDKEQLVNELRDKIKGASALYFTDFTGLNVKRMTELRRRFRKAGIEYVVIKNTLALRAVNESGLTGSRLKGPTGVVVAKDAIVAAKVLVDFAKEHDQKPGLKGGLYEGNAIDETTMRKLATLPTRDEALSQFVSALNSVLMMFALALEARKEQVENG; encoded by the coding sequence ATGAAGAGATCCGACAAGGAACAGCTCGTTAACGAGCTCCGCGACAAGATCAAGGGAGCGAGCGCGCTCTACTTCACCGACTTCACCGGCCTCAACGTGAAGCGGATGACCGAACTGCGCCGGCGCTTCCGCAAGGCTGGGATTGAGTACGTCGTCATCAAGAACACCCTCGCGCTGCGGGCCGTGAACGAGAGCGGCCTCACCGGAAGCCGCCTCAAGGGGCCGACCGGCGTGGTGGTGGCGAAGGATGCCATCGTCGCCGCGAAGGTGCTCGTCGACTTCGCCAAGGAGCACGACCAGAAGCCTGGGCTGAAGGGCGGTCTCTACGAAGGGAACGCGATCGACGAGACCACGATGCGCAAGCTCGCCACGCTGCCGACCCGCGATGAAGCGCTGTCGCAGTTCGTGAGCGCGTTGAACAGCGTCCTGATGATGTTCGCCCTCGCCCTCGAAGCGAGAAAGGAGCAGGTAGAGAACGGCTAA